The sequence ACTGAATTTTTATCATCGGTAATCCGAACGAAATATACTCCCGAGGTTAAGGATGAAATATCAATTGTTTTTTCCTGCGGCATTTCCGACAGATCTATATTGCTCATCATTCTTCCACGAATATCATATATTGTCAATTTTTTTAATGACACATTAGATTGTAAAATGAATTGATTTTTTGCTGGGTTTGGATACAAGGTAACAGCTGTTTCCAGAGAATTGGAGTTTATGCTAAGAGCCTCGTTAAAGGATATATCCATTATCAAATCTAGTCCTTCGGAGGTTAATCCGCAATTTGTATATGGAGACCAAACAATACAGCCACCACCAAATCCATCTAGGGGGTTCTGCCAAGCATAAATCTCTCCGTTTCCGTCTGTTGCAGTATCCCAATACCATTGTCCTGCTTTAATAACATTTAATACTGCCTGAACACTCAACCAATATTTTGTGCCACCCGTTAATGCCGGCCCTCCAGTTAGTTCTAAAATGAAATCCCCATCATAGTTATCATCAACAGTTCCAGAAAAATTTTCAGTGTATATCAGAGTTCCCGGCAATCCGCCATCATTTTCAAACAACCTAAGTACTATCTCACTGTCGGGATCTCCACTAAAACCAATCTTGTCGAAAAATCCCATTATTGAAACTTCACAAATTGTGGATTCGCCAGTACCGCGAGCCTCAAAATCATCTGCCGCCATATTGTCATAGGCATCATAGGTTTCTTCAAAATCTTGGGATGTTACCCCTCGTAAATTATTAGGTATAGCGTTGGTATAATTTGAAAGAACTCCGTCACAAGTAACTAAACTGGAAGGTGTAATAGTAGGATTGGGTGAAAGCATGCCAGAAGAAATTACTGGAGTGCTTTTTTTGGCGGCTTGTTGTCCTGACATCGAGAGGGTCAAGAGTGCGCAAAATACGAATGGAAAAGTATATGTTTTCATAATTTGAAAAATTTAAGATTAGTAATAGAATATATAAATCATTGCTTTCCGGTTACATTAACGCAGGATTCCTGTATAGGGATAACAAGGTGGTAATAGACTAAGGTTATAATTGGGGAGAATTAAAATAAAATATTAAGCCATTTTAGCTTTTAAATTCGAATTGTAATTTAATCCGCAATAATAAAACTCAGGGATTTTGTGACATTCCCAGATTTAAACCTAAGGATGTAAGAGCCGTTAGCTAAATTTTGTAAATCAATTTCGGAATTGCTGGTGCCTGCTGAAAATTCTAGAACGTCCTGATAAACACGTTTTCCAACTAAGTCGTAAATTTCAACACGCGATGTAAATCCAGTTTTAGCATTCTCAACCCGTAATGACAAGAGGCCATTTGAAGGATTTGGAAATATAAATATGTCTGCTACAAACGGTTGATCGTGTTCGCCAATGCTCAGCCAGGTAGATAAATCGGCTTCGTCAAAACCTGCGCTAATGGGTACGGCCAGTTCGGCGGCGGTGGCTAAAACTGCTTTTACTACATTCTTCATAAATTCGAAATCGAGGGTGCCAATGTTATCACCTGGAGTGTGATAATTGGGGTTTCTAAAATTAGCAGTATCAGTAAGCATTAGCGCTTGTAAACCTGCATCCCAAAACATTGCGTGATCACTTCTGCGAAGATCCGGTGCAATTTGGCCCGTACCGGAAACAGAGACCGTAATTAATCTTAATTCGGGAACATAGTTTTCAGAAGCATCGATAAAAGCTGTTAATAGCGGATTTGAATTAGTGTTGCCAACGCCAAATAGAAAATTTCCGCGGAAATCGTCATCTGCCATCTCTTGTACAGCTTCTGGAAAGAGTGTCCCGAAACCCGCAGGCACCGTTTGCGAATTTATTTCATAAGAATAAAAACCGATCATCTCCATATTTAAAGTTCCTTGTAAATCCTCAAATGGTTTAATGCCGTTATAAATGTACCTGTTGCTTCCGTTAGGCCATATACTTTCCTCAGCATCAAAGCCAATAAAGCGAATGGAATGCTCAAAAGAATATTGTGATAAGATACGAAGTGCTTCCAACGTTCCTGCAACCGCCGAGCCGTTGTCGTCTGCCGCTGGACTGCCAGCAACCCCATCAAAATGACCATCTATAATATAGGTGGTGGCTTCATCTTTTACACCGGGTTGACGACCTATAATATTCTGCATCATAGTATGGTAATGAAGGAAAGAATGGCGTTCGGTCTGAAGATTTGCATCCCAAAAAGCATCTTCAATAAATGTACGTACTTCTTCCAGATGAACAGGGGTCGTTAAATAATGTCGCTCACCTTCAATAAATTGTAAGTTGCTCAGTAATTTCGTTTCATCTACCTGACTGACCATTTCGGCTATATCAACCGCTTGGTTATCTGAGGCAAATAGTTTAATGTCCACACTTCTAATTCCTACGGTCAAGTCTGAGTAATCCCAAGTTAAAGAAAGTGTTGGGTTAGGATTTATACCTGTACCGATATCTCCGGTAATGTTAGCTTGTGGAATCGTTTCAAAATAAATTCCATCGTCTAATGACATTTTAAGCCATACTTCACATATATTACTTTCAGCATCGTTTAAAGAGTAATTAACGGTAAGGGTTTTTGCAGTTTCATCTGCTGTTACATCGGTAATCTGAATTTGTGGGGCAGTGTTTTGAGCAAAGCCCACTAAAGTGAAAAGAGCTACAATTAATGTTAGAAAATAATTCATTCTACTGCGCCGACACCCATTTTTGCGAGTACTAGATCTATTGTGGTCTCTTAATTGGAGTGGTTCGGCAGGAATGCCAAGGTAATTCTCTGTTCTTCCTGTTTCGGAGTGGATAAAGTTTAAATGTCCCATAGTGGTATATTTAAAGAGGTTAATATTCTTTTTTTACAATCAATTGTGGGAGTTGGTATTTTTATAAGTAATTAGGAAATCGTTTAAAGAGTTGTATAGAACTTATGCTAAAGCATCAATCGATGTTCGAACATTTTATGCAGTTAACATAAACATCTGGTTGAGAGAGGTTGACACGATGTCAACTTTTATTAGTATCAAAGTACATCAATATCTAAGTTTAGGTGTTGTAGAAAACAGGCAATCCCTAGTTTATTTCGTGCATTTTGTTGAAATTTTCACGCAAGGCAATGCTCGGCACGTCTATGTAAAGTTGTAGAGATGGTAAAAATGAATAAGTTTTATTGTGTTGGAAGACCCAAAAAGGGTTTTGGGGATTACAAGATGTGCGACTATATTTCTTGGGTTTTTACTTTTCAGGAATTGGAATGTAAAACTCTTTTAAAAGTGCCTTATAACGAGGATCATTTTTGTAAGGCTCGAATTCTGGAGTGCCGTTTGTTATTGTAAAGGGATTATAGTAACTATATCTTACTTTATTTAAGTAATAATACATAGAGTCCCGTTCTTTCAATATAGCATGCACATAAGCTCTGTAAAAATATTTGTGTTCTCCTTGTACAAAATATAATTTATTGATGCTATCTAGTTTTGTTCTATCTCCCAATTGTGCATAGGTTTTTGAGAGTTCACTGTATTTAAATACTTCTGGATATTTTTCTATTTCGTTTTGAGCTTGTTCATAGTTCCCCGTGTAGTATTGGTATTCCCAGGTATAATATCTTTTACCTTCTTCAGGAAGATTTTTAAAAACATCAGACTTCAGGAATTCGGCTGCCTTATCGTGAAATCCATTTATCATTAAATTATAAATATAGAAATATAAAAAATCATCATTTAAATCATAAGCCTTTTTAGCGCACTCCATCGACTTTAATTTGTCTATGTATATTTGATTGTACCCTTGCGCTAAATAATGGTAGTACATTGGCGCATTTTCGGGATCACTCTTAATTAGGGTATATGCCCAATCAAAGAGGGGATGCCAATCTTTATTTTTCCGACTTCCTAAATGTAAGCTAATTAGAAACCGCTCATCCGTAGGGATAACAAATCCGTAAGCTGTAAGATATGCTTCAGCTTCATCAAATTTATTATTTAAAACCATTAACCATGCATATCTGGCAGCAATTTCAGGAGAAAATGGACTTAATCTAGAGGCTATAGTTGCTTGCTTGAGGGCTTGTTTTAAATCTGAATTTTCAGACTTCAAAAAATAATCTGCATACCAATAACGTGTTTCGCTGTCATTTGGATTTAGGGCAATGGCTTTTTTAAAATACTTTTCACTCTCACTCCAATCATTACCCAATAAAAGTCTCGCTTTTACTGCATTGGCTCTGGCAGAATTTGGGTCTAAGGCCAAAGCATCATTAACGTATTCTCGGGCTTCTTTTACGTATTTAGTATTACCGCTTAATTCGTAGTTAATGGCAACCACGAGATTTGTAGATGCTACTTGGGCATAGGCTTCTACAAAATTGGAATCTAACGCAATGGCTTTTTTATTGTTCTTAATGTTTTTTTCTAAATCCTCAAAATTTCTACTATCATTGATCAAACGCCCTTCTAAATGTAATGCATAGGCCTTCATATTTTTTGTAGGGTAGGCATTTAAGGTTTGCTCGTCTAATGGAGTTAGGGTTGTTTTAAACTGACTTACCACCTCTTGGGCTACATTGTTCTGAATATCTATAATATTTTCGAAATCATCAGAATATTCCTTGGACCAAATATGATTGTCGTTACAATCAATCAACTGAACAATGATTTTTGTTTTGTTATCATGCAGTACCACACTGCCTTCCAGAATATAGGAGACTCCCAACTCCTTAGCTATTTCTGGAATACGCTTTTCTGAATTTCTATAGGTAGATGATGAAGTGAAAGAAGTGACCGTTACATCTTTTATCTGCGCCAGGGAATGTAAAATATTTTCTGAAACGCCATCGCAAAACCATTGATTGTCCTGTTGGCTCAAATCTTTAAAAGGTAAAACCGCGATAGAATTGGGTAAGGAATGATTTTTTGCCGTTATGCCATTTATAATAAAATATCCTGCTAGTAACGCCAGGAGTAAAATACCAATATAAAGAGTTGCTTTGCTGGTGATAATACTACGTAAGCTGTGCGTGGGCTTGATAGCATCCAATTCCTCCGAACTGATTTTTCGTACTTTAAACTCACTGGGGGTAATTCCATAATAGTTACTAAATGTTTTACTGAAATAGGATGCACTGTTAAAACCTACTTTATATGAGATTTCAGCAAGAGAGAGCTCGGTTTCCTGGATTAATCGGGCGGCTTCCTTTAATCGCAGATCCCTAATATATTTATTTACCGATTTTCCTGTGGCGGCCTTTATTTTCCTGAGTGTTTGTGAGGTACTCAATCCCAAGAGTAATGCAAGACTGTTTGCCCCGAAATTTTCATCGGAAAGGTTGCTCATCACAACACAATGCGCTTTTTCTATAAACTTTTCACTCATCTAGTTTAAGATTGGTTGTTTTGAATCTTATCTTTTTAATATTCAACAAGATACGATAAATACATAAGGAAAGGTAGGGGGAAATCCCCCTAAAAAATGAAGTTTTTACTTACAAGATAGAGTGTTACACCCTTTATTACAATTCTTCTATATCGTTTCTCTCCTTTGAGATTTCTATCTCTCTAAAAAGAAAAATAAATTTCTGTGGTAGAATTAAGAAATATAATTCCAAATATTCCGATACTTCACAAGTTGCTCGAATGTATTTTTTATAGGAATATTTTCTTCGGAAGCAAAGTTGGGGTCTGCCTTTAGGGTTTGCATTGCGTAGCTTCGGGCAATCTTTAATATTTCAGAATCCTTTATTATATCTGCAATACGTAGGTTTAGCACACCGCTTTGTTGTGTGCCCATCATATCGCCAGGACCGCGGAGTTTTAGGTCAACTTCTGCAATTTCAAATCCGTCACTGGTTCGGACCATGGTTTGCAATCTGGTTTTAGCATCTGCAGAAAGTTTGTGGCTCGTCATTAAAATACAATAGCTCTGTTCGGCACCACGACCAACACGACCACGCAATTGATGTAGTTGCGAAAGACCGAAACGTTCTGCACTTTCAATAATCATTACACTGGCGTTTGGAACGTTTACGCCAACTTCAATAACCGTAGTGGCGACCATAATTTGAGTTTCGCCTTTAATGAAGCGATTCATTTCATATTCCTTATCTGCAGATTTCATTTGTCCGTGAACGATAGAAACTTGGTATTCAGGTAGGGGAAATTCACGTGTAATACTCTCGTATCCGTCCATCAAATCCTTGTAATCCATGGTCTCACTTTCCTGTATTAAAGGGTACACAATATAGACCTGTCTGCCCTTGGAAATTTCGTCTTTTATAAACCGAAAAACCTTGAGTCTATTTGCATCAAAACGATGCACGGTTTTAATGTCTTTTCTACCCGGCGGAAGCTCGTCAATTACACTAATGTCTAGATCGCCATAAACACTCATGGCAAGAGTGCGGGGGATGGGGGTGGCGGTCATTACAAGTACGTGTGGCGGGTACTCATTTTTGTGCCAAAGTTTGCTGCGTTGTTCCACGCCAAAACGGTGCTGCTCATCCACAATTGCGAGCCCTAAATTTTTGAATTTCACCTTTTCTTCTAGTAGTGCGTGGGTGCCAATTAACATGTCTAATTCACCATTTTCCAACTTTTCGTGAATTTCTCTTCGCTTTGAAGTTTTAGTTGAGCCAGTTAGCAATTCAATACTGGTGTTCAGGTTTTTACACATTTCAACTAAACCGTTATAGTGCTGGACTGACAAAATTTCAGTCGGTGCCATTAAGCAGGCTTGAAAACCGTTGTCAAGTGCTATTAACATTGCCATTATTGCTACTATCGTCTTGCCCGAACCTACATCGCCTTGCAAGAGTCGATTCATCTGGGCATTGCTTCCTAAATCATTGCGGATTTCTTTGATAACTCGCTTCTGTGCTTCGGTCAATTCAAAGGGTAAATGTTCCGAAAAAAAGGTGTTGAAATGGTCTCCAATTTTATCAAAAGGATAGCCCTTAATTTTCGATTTATGAAGCAGATTTTTCCTGATTAATTGCAGTTGAATGTAGAACAATTCTTCAAACTTTAATCGGTATTGTGCACGTGCTAAATGGGCCTGACTTTTTGGAAAATGTATGTTGAAAAGTGCTTCCCTTTTGGAGGCTAATTTTAGCTCATCCAAAAGTGGTTTTGAAAGGGTCTCCGCGAAGTTGTTTTTGCTCTCCAAAAATAGTTGCTGCATCAGTCCATTTATCACCCGATTTGTGATGCCGCTATTCCCTAATTTTTCGGTGGAAGGATACACAGGTTGCATTGCCGAACGGATACTTTTTTCGTGTGCATCTAGCAATTCCATTTCAGGATGTGGCATAGAGAAACTTCCGTTGAAATAATTCGTTTTTCCGAAGATTACATAGGGAACGTTCAATTTTAGATTCTCCCGAATCCACTTTTGACCGCGAAACCATACAAGTTCTATACTGCCAGTTTCGTCAATAAACGTTGCAACGAGCCTTTTTCCACGTTTTTGTTCTACGGTTTTTATATGTGTAATCTTTCCAATAATTTGAACTTCGGAATTGGTTTGCTGTAATTGTGCAATTTTGTAATACTGAGTTCTATCTAAATACCGATTCGGAAAAAGATTCAGCAAATCCTGAAAAGTGTGGATACCAAGCTCTTTTTTGAGCAAATCTGCCCTGTTTGGACCGACGCCTTTTAAGTAATCTATTGGAGTTTGGAGAAAATTGGCATTCATAAAACGAAAATACTTAATTCCTGCGAAGGCAGGAATCCCAACCAAGAATTATTATCTTTAACGTATGGAAATTAATTTCAGAACAAAGGAAGAAAGTAAAAAGCTACAAGAAGCAGAATTCTTGGCTCTTTCTGGTGCTGAGCGAGTTTTTGCTTTTTTTAGGTTATGTTATGAAATGAGGGATTTTCCCACTCAAGAAACTTCGGATAAAAAAGATAATTTCATAATTCATTTTAAAAATAGATGATTGAAGCTTGGGATAATAATATTCGCGATTTTATTAAGGGTTGCAAAGAGCACGAAGTAAAAATGATTATGGTTGGTGGTGGTGCAGTAAATTTTCACGGCTACCAAAGACATTCAGCCGACGTTGATTTTTGGTTAGAACCGGTTGCTGAAAACTTTAAAAAATTAATTCTTGTTTTTCAAGAAATGGGCTTTGAAATTGACGATTTTCCTGAAGAAGTAAAAGAGCAGCAGCAAAATATTTCGATTAAATTCACTCCGAGTATTCTTAACTTAGAGATTATCACGAATTTCTCGGTAAATAAGTCTTTTTCTAAAGCTTTTGAGGAAGCAGTAATTGTTAAAAGAAGGGACTTGGAATGGCGTGTTTTGTCTTTTGATGATTTAATTACGAGCAAGATTAAAGCGGGACGTACAAAGGATTTATTGGACATTCAAGAATTGCAACGAACAAAAAATAATTTAGATAAAGAATAATGACAAAATATTTTTTAGCGTTTTCCTGCTTTTTATTTTCCCTTCAAATATTTTCCCAGCAGACTGAGGTTGCGGACTTTTTGAAGATTGAGGCATTAATAGGTACTGATATAATTGAAAAGAAAATTGGAGGACATTTTTTAGTCACATTTAGAGTTTTAAAAGAGACGGATTCCATATTTATGGATGCTGTGAGCATTCAGATTAATAAGGTAGAAACTAAAGATTTCAAAATAACTTCCGACGAAAAAAAGCTTTGGTTTACAGGTAATTTTGAAGAGGGCAAAGACTATAAGGCAGAATTATGGTACAACATGAAACCCAAGCAAACCCTATATTTCTTCGGAAATGAAATCTGGACGCAAGGTCAAGGAAAATACACTTCGCATTGGTTACCAAGCATCGACGATATAAATGATAAAATTGAGTTTGACCTTCAAGTAATGGCTCCAGAAGATAAAAATGTAATAGCCAATGGAGCGCTATTGAAAGTTGAAAGTAATTCAGATGAAAAATACTGGCATTTCGATATGAAAGAACCAATGTCTAGCTATCTGGTAGCCTTCGCCATTGGAAATTTCAACAAAAAAGAACTCGTTTCAAATTCAGGAATTCCCATTGAATTATACTATCAACCTTCAGATTCACTAAAAGTTGAGCCAACCTACCGTTACAGCAAACAGATTTTTGATTTTCTGGAAACTGAAATCGGTTTTCCTTATCCGTGGCAAAATTACAAACAAGTTCCCGTTCGCGATTTTCTGTATGCCGGAATGGAAAACACAACCGCCACCTTCTTTTCCGAAGCTTTTATGGTTGATTCCACAGGTTTTAACGATAGAAATTACGTAAACGTAAACGCCCACGAACTCGCACATCAATGGTTTGGAGATATGGTTACGGAAAAATCTAGTGAAGACCATTGGCTACAGGAAGGGTTTGCAACTTATTACGCTTTGCTTGCCGAAAAAGAAATTTTCGGCGATGATTATTATTACTGGCAGTTATACCAAACTGCTGAACAGTTAAAGACTGCGAGCGATGAAGGGAAGGGAGAATCACTTTTAAACCCTAAGGCTAGTTCGCTTACATTTTACCAAAAAGGTGCTTGGGCGCTTCATATTTTAAGGGAGAAAATAGGGGATGAGGCTTTTAAAACTGCTATCAAGAATTATTTAGAAAAATATAAATTCAAAAACGTTTCCACCGAAGATTTTTTGAATGAAGTGAAAGCGGTTGCACAAGCAGATATTTCAGCTTTTGAAAGGGATTGGTTGCAACAGACTGCTTTTCAAAGTGAAGAAGCCTATCAATCTTTGCTGAAATCTTCCTTCGTAAATAAATATTTTGAAGTTGCTGCTCTTCGCGCTGTTCCAATTTCTGATAAAAAGCTTCAGTTGAAGACGGCGCTCACGTTTCCGAATGATTTTATTGGCCAGGAAGCCGTTTATCAGTTGGTGGATGAACCGCTTTCTGAAACGCTCCCGCTGTACAAAACTGCTTTTGAAAGTAATAATCTCTATGTTCGGCAGGCTGTAGCACTTTCGTTACAAACCATTCCGAAGGAACTTCAAAAGGAATATGAAACTTTGTTAAATGACGAATCTTATGTAACGATGGAAGCTGCATTGTATCAAACATGGACACAGTTTCCAGAAAGAAAATCGGAATATCTCAACAAAACAAAAGCTGTTGAAGGTTTTCAGAATAAAAACATAAGGCAATTGTGGCTCGCTTTGGCACTAATTACTGAAGATTATAACAATACTGAGAAGGAAAATTATTTAAAGGAACTGAAAAATTACACATCAACCGAATATAGTTTCGAAATTCGTGAGAAATCTTTCGAATACGTAAATGAGCTTCAACTTTGGGATTTGGAAACGATTAAAAATCTTGCAGAAGCCTGTGTGCATCCCACTTGGCGATTTTCTAAGCCTTCAAAAGAAATGTTGAACAAGCTGCTTCAGGAGAAAAAACACTATGAACAAATTAAGGTTTTGGGGAGACAAGTTTCAGACAAGGCAGCGAATTATTTGAATTCAATAATAAAGGAATGAGAGCATTAGTAATATCTGGAGGTGGTAGTAAAGGCGCGTTTGCGGGCGGTGTGGCGCAATATTTAATGGATGAGCTGCATCACGAGTACGACCTTTTTGTGGGCACATCTACTGGAAGTTTGCTCATTTCGCATTTGGCGTTAGATAAGATTGCCGATATTAAAGATGTTTTTACTTCGGTGAACCAAAAGAGTATTTTTAACAGCTGTCCGTTTGTTATTAAGGAAGATAAATTTGGCGGAAAGCAAATAGCAATAAACCATTACACGGTTCTAAAGAATTTTTTTAAAGGAAAAAAAACCTTCGGCGAAAGCCTGAATTTGCGAAAACTCATTGAAAAAACCTTTACCGAAAATGAATTTAATACG comes from Aequorivita sublithincola DSM 14238 and encodes:
- a CDS encoding T9SS type A sorting domain-containing protein; the encoded protein is MKTYTFPFVFCALLTLSMSGQQAAKKSTPVISSGMLSPNPTITPSSLVTCDGVLSNYTNAIPNNLRGVTSQDFEETYDAYDNMAADDFEARGTGESTICEVSIMGFFDKIGFSGDPDSEIVLRLFENDGGLPGTLIYTENFSGTVDDNYDGDFILELTGGPALTGGTKYWLSVQAVLNVIKAGQWYWDTATDGNGEIYAWQNPLDGFGGGCIVWSPYTNCGLTSEGLDLIMDISFNEALSINSNSLETAVTLYPNPAKNQFILQSNVSLKKLTIYDIRGRMMSNIDLSEMPQEKTIDISSLTSGVYFVRITDDKNSVVKKLLKQ
- a CDS encoding M28 family peptidase; amino-acid sequence: MNYFLTLIVALFTLVGFAQNTAPQIQITDVTADETAKTLTVNYSLNDAESNICEVWLKMSLDDGIYFETIPQANITGDIGTGINPNPTLSLTWDYSDLTVGIRSVDIKLFASDNQAVDIAEMVSQVDETKLLSNLQFIEGERHYLTTPVHLEEVRTFIEDAFWDANLQTERHSFLHYHTMMQNIIGRQPGVKDEATTYIIDGHFDGVAGSPAADDNGSAVAGTLEALRILSQYSFEHSIRFIGFDAEESIWPNGSNRYIYNGIKPFEDLQGTLNMEMIGFYSYEINSQTVPAGFGTLFPEAVQEMADDDFRGNFLFGVGNTNSNPLLTAFIDASENYVPELRLITVSVSGTGQIAPDLRRSDHAMFWDAGLQALMLTDTANFRNPNYHTPGDNIGTLDFEFMKNVVKAVLATAAELAVPISAGFDEADLSTWLSIGEHDQPFVADIFIFPNPSNGLLSLRVENAKTGFTSRVEIYDLVGKRVYQDVLEFSAGTSNSEIDLQNLANGSYILRFKSGNVTKSLSFIIAD
- a CDS encoding helix-turn-helix domain-containing protein codes for the protein MSEKFIEKAHCVVMSNLSDENFGANSLALLLGLSTSQTLRKIKAATGKSVNKYIRDLRLKEAARLIQETELSLAEISYKVGFNSASYFSKTFSNYYGITPSEFKVRKISSEELDAIKPTHSLRSIITSKATLYIGILLLALLAGYFIINGITAKNHSLPNSIAVLPFKDLSQQDNQWFCDGVSENILHSLAQIKDVTVTSFTSSSTYRNSEKRIPEIAKELGVSYILEGSVVLHDNKTKIIVQLIDCNDNHIWSKEYSDDFENIIDIQNNVAQEVVSQFKTTLTPLDEQTLNAYPTKNMKAYALHLEGRLINDSRNFEDLEKNIKNNKKAIALDSNFVEAYAQVASTNLVVAINYELSGNTKYVKEAREYVNDALALDPNSARANAVKARLLLGNDWSESEKYFKKAIALNPNDSETRYWYADYFLKSENSDLKQALKQATIASRLSPFSPEIAARYAWLMVLNNKFDEAEAYLTAYGFVIPTDERFLISLHLGSRKNKDWHPLFDWAYTLIKSDPENAPMYYHYLAQGYNQIYIDKLKSMECAKKAYDLNDDFLYFYIYNLMINGFHDKAAEFLKSDVFKNLPEEGKRYYTWEYQYYTGNYEQAQNEIEKYPEVFKYSELSKTYAQLGDRTKLDSINKLYFVQGEHKYFYRAYVHAILKERDSMYYYLNKVRYSYYNPFTITNGTPEFEPYKNDPRYKALLKEFYIPIPEK
- the recG gene encoding ATP-dependent DNA helicase RecG; amino-acid sequence: MNANFLQTPIDYLKGVGPNRADLLKKELGIHTFQDLLNLFPNRYLDRTQYYKIAQLQQTNSEVQIIGKITHIKTVEQKRGKRLVATFIDETGSIELVWFRGQKWIRENLKLNVPYVIFGKTNYFNGSFSMPHPEMELLDAHEKSIRSAMQPVYPSTEKLGNSGITNRVINGLMQQLFLESKNNFAETLSKPLLDELKLASKREALFNIHFPKSQAHLARAQYRLKFEELFYIQLQLIRKNLLHKSKIKGYPFDKIGDHFNTFFSEHLPFELTEAQKRVIKEIRNDLGSNAQMNRLLQGDVGSGKTIVAIMAMLIALDNGFQACLMAPTEILSVQHYNGLVEMCKNLNTSIELLTGSTKTSKRREIHEKLENGELDMLIGTHALLEEKVKFKNLGLAIVDEQHRFGVEQRSKLWHKNEYPPHVLVMTATPIPRTLAMSVYGDLDISVIDELPPGRKDIKTVHRFDANRLKVFRFIKDEISKGRQVYIVYPLIQESETMDYKDLMDGYESITREFPLPEYQVSIVHGQMKSADKEYEMNRFIKGETQIMVATTVIEVGVNVPNASVMIIESAERFGLSQLHQLRGRVGRGAEQSYCILMTSHKLSADAKTRLQTMVRTSDGFEIAEVDLKLRGPGDMMGTQQSGVLNLRIADIIKDSEILKIARSYAMQTLKADPNFASEENIPIKNTFEQLVKYRNIWNYIS
- a CDS encoding DUF6036 family nucleotidyltransferase, giving the protein MIEAWDNNIRDFIKGCKEHEVKMIMVGGGAVNFHGYQRHSADVDFWLEPVAENFKKLILVFQEMGFEIDDFPEEVKEQQQNISIKFTPSILNLEIITNFSVNKSFSKAFEEAVIVKRRDLEWRVLSFDDLITSKIKAGRTKDLLDIQELQRTKNNLDKE
- a CDS encoding M1 family metallopeptidase, which codes for MTKYFLAFSCFLFSLQIFSQQTEVADFLKIEALIGTDIIEKKIGGHFLVTFRVLKETDSIFMDAVSIQINKVETKDFKITSDEKKLWFTGNFEEGKDYKAELWYNMKPKQTLYFFGNEIWTQGQGKYTSHWLPSIDDINDKIEFDLQVMAPEDKNVIANGALLKVESNSDEKYWHFDMKEPMSSYLVAFAIGNFNKKELVSNSGIPIELYYQPSDSLKVEPTYRYSKQIFDFLETEIGFPYPWQNYKQVPVRDFLYAGMENTTATFFSEAFMVDSTGFNDRNYVNVNAHELAHQWFGDMVTEKSSEDHWLQEGFATYYALLAEKEIFGDDYYYWQLYQTAEQLKTASDEGKGESLLNPKASSLTFYQKGAWALHILREKIGDEAFKTAIKNYLEKYKFKNVSTEDFLNEVKAVAQADISAFERDWLQQTAFQSEEAYQSLLKSSFVNKYFEVAALRAVPISDKKLQLKTALTFPNDFIGQEAVYQLVDEPLSETLPLYKTAFESNNLYVRQAVALSLQTIPKELQKEYETLLNDESYVTMEAALYQTWTQFPERKSEYLNKTKAVEGFQNKNIRQLWLALALITEDYNNTEKENYLKELKNYTSTEYSFEIREKSFEYVNELQLWDLETIKNLAEACVHPTWRFSKPSKEMLNKLLQEKKHYEQIKVLGRQVSDKAANYLNSIIKE